A genomic region of Arachis hypogaea cultivar Tifrunner chromosome 5, arahy.Tifrunner.gnm2.J5K5, whole genome shotgun sequence contains the following coding sequences:
- the LOC112803110 gene encoding ankyrin repeat domain-containing protein 2B — translation MASNPEKDIPADDKAGTAENTNPKDETSSADSQAGRTSGPATGFPANPFDFSAMSGLLNDPSIKELAEQIAKDPSFNQMAEQLQKSFQGAPQEGIPNFDNQQYYQTMQQVMQNPNFMTMAERLGNALMQDPSMSAMLESFTNPTNKEQLEERMARIKDDPSLKHILDEIENGGPAAMMKYWNNEEALRKLGQAMGLPTSADAAASAENPGADETEDVGNEDESLVHHTASIGDVEGLKNALASGGDKDEEDAEGRTALHFACGYGEVKCAQVLIEAGAKVDALDKNKNTALHYAAGYGRKECVALLLENGAAVTLQNMDGKTPIDVAKLNNQSDVLELLEKDAFL, via the exons ATGGCTTCGAATCCTGAAAAGGATATTCCTGCTG ATGACAAAGCTGGCACAGCAGAGAACACAAATCCCAAGGATGAAACATCCTCTGCAGATTCACAGGCTGGACGAACTTCTGGACCTGCAACTGGGTTTCCAGCCAACCCTTTCGATTTCTCTGCCATGTCTGGTCTTCTCAAT GATCCAAGCATCAAAGAATTGGCTGAACAGATAGCAAAAGATCCATCATTCAATCAGATGGCTGAGCAGCTTCAGAAGAGCTTTCAAGGTGCACCACAGGAGGGTATCCCCAACTTTGATAATCAGCAATATTATCAAACCATGCAACAAGTTATGCAGAATCCTAATTTTATGACCATGGCTGAACGTTTGGGTAATGCATTGATGCAg GATCCATCAATGTCTGCCATGCTTGAAAGTTTTACAAATCCAACAAACAAAGAACAGCTTGAAGAGAGAATGGCACGCATCAAGGACGATCCATCTTTGAAACATATCTTAGACGAGATAGAGAACGGCGGTCCTGCTGCTATGATGAA ATACTGGAATAACGAGGAGGCTTTACGGAAGTTGGGGCAAGCAATGGGCCTTCCAACTTCTGCAGATGCAGCTGCTTCTGCTGAAAATCCAGGGGCAGATGAGACTGAAGATGTGGGAAATGAAGATGAATCACTTGTTCATCACACTGCTAGTATTGGTGATGTGGAG GGCTTGAAAAATGCACTAGCCTCTGGTGGCGACAAGGATGAAGAAGATGCCGAGGGAAGAACTGCTTTACATTTTGCATGTGGATATGGCGAG GTGAAGTGTGCACAAGTTCTGATTGAGGCTGGAGCAAAAGTGGATGCTTTGGATAAGAATAAGAACACAGCTCTTCATTATGCAGCTGGTTATGGCAGGAAGGAGTGTGTTGCCCTACTCCTTGAAAATGGTGCTGCAGT TACTCTCCAGAACATGGACGGTAAAACTCCTATAGATGTTGCGAAGCTAAACAATCAAAGTGATGTCTTAGAGCTGCTTGAAAAAGATGCTTTCCTGTAG
- the LOC112804063 gene encoding uncharacterized protein, with protein MSDRVLLKVYYFGQILLQTSEGVKFICEKPLDVVIPFIISFEELKGVISEAIDSERARKISCILYRYPIQVFGGFVQFQSRYVTDEASMQEMFSMYIENRAQISFIELYIEFEQSEADRNILREDYNTDSEEEFESNYQFVGPDGDGGEDQEIPIVADGEFAVGMEFGSREAVIKAIKEYTIRRSVDYRVYESEPLTFYAKCTQYGSGCDWLIRDHSKLDSLTIAEAIKPLVEADPSLKVKSVIAEVQSKFNYTISYRKAWLAKQRVVEKIFGGWEASYEALPIWFEAMCHREPSGVVHFETMPAYQGDELVDGTHLYGKYKGCLLVAVSQDGNNNIVPIAFAVVEGETSDAWHFFLSNLRQHVVTRDGIGLISDRHESINAAVERSNGAWSPPRAFHMFCIRHIESNFLRKFKAPYLQKLVVNIGYSRTVREYELRYQRLRERGEAYTDWLNRIPREQYALAFDGGYRWGHMTTNLVECINSVLKGARNLPITALVKATFYRLNELFTRKRAEAEARISAGHVFSDVVSSKLHANQLASGNIQVSCFDRLNEVFEVREMPSGMEFAVDLRGLRCDCGEFQVDRIPCRHVFACCANQRLDWKLYVHDVYKMDQIRRVYRARFRPLGNPTTWPAYNGPRFVPNPYLRRVTKGRPKMTRFLNEMDTRMLRRPRRCRLCGAEGHTRSRCRQSSGANAGENAQ; from the exons ATGAGTGACCGAGTATTATTAAAggtgtattattttggtcagattttacTACAAACTTCGGAAGGAGTAAAATTTATATGTGAAAAACCCttagatgttgttattccctTTATCATCTCATTTGAAGAGCTGAAAGGGGTGATTTCTGAAGCCATTGATTCTGAGAGAGCAAGAAAGATATCATGTATTCTATACAGATATCCCATACAGGTATTTGGTGGATTCGTCCAGTTTCAAAGCAGATATGTGACggacgaagcgagcatgcaagagatgttttcaatgtatattgaaaaccGGGCTCAGATCTCCTTCATCGAGTTgtatattgagtttgaacaatctgaGGCCGACCGAAATATTCTACGAGAAGATTATAATACTGACAGCGAAGAAGAGTTCGAAAGTAACTACCAGTTTGTTGGTCCAGATGGAGATGGAGGTGAAGATCAAG AGATTCCTATTGTCGCAGATGGTGAGTTTGCCGTTGGTATGGAGTTCGGTTCGAGGGAAGCTGTTATTAAGGCGATAAAAGAGTATACCATACGACGAAGTGTAGACTACcgggtgtatgagtctgagccgttgacattttatgccaagtgtacGCAGTACGGAtcagggtgtgattggcttatcagg GACCATTCGAAGCTGGATTCTCTCACAATTGCAGAAGCGATAAAGCCATTGGTTGAGGCGGACCCGTCCTTAAAGGTAAAGTCGGTTATAGCAGAAGTGCAATCGAAGTTTAACTACACCATTAGTTATCGGAAAGCATGGCTGGCTAAGCAAAGGGTAGTAGAAAAAATATTCGGAGGTTGGGAAGCATCGTATGAAGCGTTgcctatatggtttgaggccatgtgtcatagGGAGCCGTCAGGTGTTgtccattttgagactatgcctgctTATCAAGGGGATGAATTG GTGGATGGGACTCACTTGTATGGAAAGTATAAGGGTTGTCTGCTAGTGGCAGTTTCACAAGATGGGAACAACAATATTGTCCCAATTGCGTTTGCTGttgtggagggagagacttctgatgcatggCACTTTTTCCTAAGTAACCTTCGTCAACATGTTGTCACTCGGGATGGTATTGGTCTAATATCCGACCGACACGAATCCATCAATGCAGCTGTGGAGCGCAGTAATGGAGCTTGGTCACCTCCTAGAGCTTTTCATatgttttgcatcaggcatatTGAGTCAAACTTTCTGCGGAAATTCAAGGCACCGTACCTCCAAAAATTGGTCGTCAACATTG GATATTCAAGGACGGTGCGGGAGTACGAACTGCGATACCAGCGATTGCGGGAACGGGGCGAAGCGTATACAGACTGGTTAAACCGAATTCCTCGCGAGCAGTATGCATTGGCATTTGACGGTGGATACCGATGGGGGCACATGACGACGAATCTTGTGGAATGCATCAATTCAGTGttgaagggtgcacgcaatctGCCTATAACTGCTCTTGTGAAGGCAACATTCTACAGGCTAAACGAGTTGTTCACCCGAAAAAGAGCAGAGGCAGAAGCGCGGATTAGTGCGGGGCATGTGTTCTCAGATGTCGTGAGTTCGAAGTTGCATGCAAACCAGCTTGCATCGGGGAACATTCAGGTCAGTTGCTTTGACCGCCTGAATGAGGTCTTTGAGGTGCGTGAGATGCCAAGTGGAATGGAATTTGCAGTTGATCTACGAGGACTTCGATGTGACTGCGGTGAGTTCCAGGTGGATCGGATCCCTTGCAGACATGTGTTCGCTTGTTGTGCTAACCAACGACTGGATTGGAAACTATATGTCCATGATGTGTATAAGATGGACCAGATTCGGCGGGTGTACCGAGCAAGGTTTAGGCCACTAGGTAATCCTACAACATGGCCAGCTTACAATGGACCTCGGTTCGTACCGAATCCGTACCTTAGGCGCGTCACGAAAGGTCGCCCCAAGATGACTCGCTTCTTAAATGAGATGGACACGCGAATGTTACGTCGTCCTAGGCGATGTAGGCTATGTGGAGCTGAGGGACATACTCGTAGCAGATGCCGTCAGTCATCTGGTGCAAATGCCGGCGAAAATGCTCAGTAG